From the genome of Leptospira yasudae, one region includes:
- a CDS encoding trifunctional serine/threonine-protein kinase/ATP-binding protein/SpoIIE family protein phosphatase, protein MELPGFETFESFSIDHQFLIYRSLDQRSGKHVLLKLLRQKNPSRKEIQKIHHDFRISSFAKGPRIQNSLELIRHEDVPILVIEDCGSVPLSRMFPNGVNSVEKFFEIAMSISLALKEIHEKRILHQALRPGNIWIQPETGVARITDFSSATFSGKDTSPSITPDLSAEILSYIPPELTGRLSRVLDLRTDFYSLGIIFYQMITGTLPFSSKDRNEILHAHLARRPAPVHTIREELPQSVSSVIAKLLEKDPEQRYASINGLIYDLELCQQELRNAGNDSTFVPGSRDVPELTFDSSSLYGRDREKAVLESSLDKVFRGETGLVFITGESGSGKSALARSFLKSISERGGIVVQGKFDQYETSVAFGGLIHSLRALVSIFLSKPEKEIREFKRLIQQYTGANGRILLNQIPELEFIIGPQPELAELPPDENRNRFYFTLRNFIRAISELSRPLVLYMDDLQWADPASLKLIETFLIYSKIKNFLCILAFRPEAIEASSPFSKVLESIESNKVSRNQITIDPLDGDSIYRLLQDLAPGPEEQIQSVASTLHKKTLGNPFAIVQLLRAAEKTNSISYEFESKLWKWDLEKVSRLPVADNVIDLLCQRIRELSPGVQELLGVCSCLGERFTSGFISKLRFFDTSKLNQILWEAVREGLLTPSHNQDHSLFEESVSSEQAFGFSHDRVQQAAYSLLEDWKRKDFHKKVGIALLTLHGPNPKNRTLFQITNHLNQAVDTIEENDLKKNLTILNYKAGLQAKSSGSYESSLQYLNSALNSLDGEALIKDLELYSNVILETAETEYLLNNYERTMQLLESLETLNLPDLQYIRADAIQVRLYSKMNKVENAVLAGLRAMKRFKINIPSSPLKVTLTLFKELFLSLILSKGKSDSELVHAKENSEPEYQALMDLFADLGPSAFTYNQNLFALIVLKMFNTSLTKGVSRSSPIAYSGYGMIVNQALKDLNQAIRYSRLSMDLNEKIPFDLVKWKVQYVYSAYLCHWKRHITLEIGLLDDVHNGALQNGDIFYAGFSIQAKMQKKIFASSPIEELLADVESAGRYFTATRDDFAFTIAKSSHQLIKALAGRTSSPDSLNDSEFQSEEFEKRIVEDKNYTALSYYYHDLTKLYYFTGRFDKALAAGLEGEKLIQNAFGLIPYAEFWFFYGLTILANFHEFSFGDRIKYSKKLKLAKTHFEKWSKDCPENFMGLLELLRAEEERIKGKVAETIAGYEKAIKLFQESGFVSFQALSCEIAAKFHYKIGNFSLGNHYIQQAIDFYSRWGASVKTEELENRFANRLNLSLSPEAMGRKAQNNAPDLDQEIILKTYNLLSGEILLDNLLKKLIQIAMETAGATRAIYFHLHNKNLMVFLAGQSGETGIVVENLPELDETQYPVSYLNYVFRTGKMISTSGFDSSSIKDFTDQYIKEKRPQSVICIPLVHAGSLKGVLYLENQLVKGVFTPNRIQTLELIAGQAAISIENANLYAELEEKVIERTSELNNTISLIQKDLLYAQKIQDRILPKPEATLGGIYILTKYIPMNEVGGDIYDYAEISPGKVRIFLADATGHGVQAALVTMLIKSEYESLKYLDLPPGEVVSELNKEIIAKYSAIKSFFSCLIADVDTGEGTLSYSAAGHPDQFFLSGSTITRLSKSGPIIGISDKVKYHSQFLEISQGDKLFFFSDGIVEEFNSFEEEFGEDRLLESILKESTKPVPEMVKSVFSDVQSFLSGQQAQDDITFLSVEVL, encoded by the coding sequence ATGGAACTCCCCGGCTTTGAAACGTTCGAATCCTTCTCCATAGATCATCAGTTTCTGATATACAGATCTCTGGATCAAAGATCGGGGAAGCACGTTCTTCTCAAATTGCTGCGTCAAAAAAATCCCTCTCGCAAAGAGATTCAGAAGATCCACCACGACTTTAGAATTTCAAGTTTTGCGAAAGGACCGCGCATCCAAAATTCCCTCGAACTGATCCGTCACGAAGACGTTCCGATACTCGTCATTGAGGACTGCGGCTCCGTTCCTCTCTCCAGAATGTTTCCAAACGGTGTTAATTCTGTTGAGAAATTCTTTGAGATTGCCATGAGTATCTCTCTCGCGCTGAAAGAAATTCATGAAAAGAGAATTCTTCATCAAGCGCTGCGGCCCGGAAATATCTGGATTCAACCCGAAACCGGAGTCGCAAGAATCACGGACTTTTCATCGGCCACGTTTTCGGGTAAGGACACTTCTCCTTCGATCACGCCCGACTTGTCCGCGGAGATTCTTTCTTACATACCTCCGGAATTGACCGGAAGACTTTCGCGTGTGCTCGATCTTCGCACCGACTTTTATTCCTTGGGAATCATCTTTTATCAGATGATCACGGGGACCTTGCCTTTTTCCTCCAAGGATCGAAACGAAATTCTGCACGCGCATCTCGCGAGAAGACCCGCACCCGTTCATACGATTCGGGAAGAATTACCGCAGTCCGTTTCGTCCGTCATCGCGAAACTTCTCGAAAAAGATCCGGAACAACGTTATGCGTCCATTAACGGGTTGATCTACGATTTGGAACTCTGCCAACAGGAGCTTCGAAACGCGGGCAACGATTCGACGTTCGTTCCGGGTTCGAGAGACGTCCCTGAATTGACGTTCGATTCTTCTTCGTTGTACGGACGCGATCGGGAAAAGGCGGTCTTGGAATCCTCTTTGGATAAGGTTTTCCGCGGTGAAACCGGACTCGTTTTTATCACTGGAGAATCGGGCTCCGGGAAATCGGCGCTCGCCCGTTCCTTTTTGAAAAGTATTTCCGAACGGGGCGGAATCGTCGTTCAGGGAAAATTCGACCAATACGAAACCTCGGTCGCGTTCGGGGGTTTGATCCATTCCTTGCGGGCTTTGGTTTCGATCTTTCTTTCCAAACCGGAAAAGGAAATCCGCGAATTCAAACGGTTGATCCAACAATACACGGGCGCAAACGGAAGAATTCTTCTGAACCAAATTCCCGAATTGGAATTCATCATCGGGCCTCAACCCGAACTCGCGGAACTTCCTCCGGATGAAAATAGAAACCGATTTTACTTTACGTTACGCAACTTTATCCGGGCGATCTCGGAACTCAGCCGCCCTCTCGTTCTTTACATGGACGATTTGCAGTGGGCCGATCCCGCGAGTTTAAAGCTGATCGAAACGTTTTTGATCTATTCTAAAATTAAGAATTTCTTATGTATTCTCGCGTTTCGCCCCGAAGCGATCGAAGCTTCCAGCCCTTTCTCGAAAGTCTTGGAGTCGATCGAAAGCAACAAGGTTTCCAGAAATCAGATCACGATCGATCCTTTGGACGGGGACAGCATCTATCGTCTTCTTCAGGATTTAGCGCCGGGACCCGAAGAGCAGATTCAGTCCGTCGCGTCAACGCTTCATAAAAAAACCTTAGGAAATCCGTTCGCGATCGTGCAGCTTCTGCGGGCCGCCGAAAAAACGAACTCCATCTCCTACGAATTCGAATCCAAACTCTGGAAATGGGATTTGGAAAAAGTTTCCCGTCTTCCGGTTGCGGATAACGTGATCGACCTTCTCTGCCAAAGGATCCGAGAACTCTCTCCGGGCGTTCAGGAACTTTTAGGAGTTTGCTCCTGTCTCGGAGAAAGATTCACTTCGGGATTTATTAGTAAATTACGTTTTTTTGATACTTCTAAACTCAATCAAATCCTTTGGGAAGCGGTTCGAGAAGGTCTTCTGACGCCTTCGCACAATCAGGATCATTCCTTGTTTGAGGAAAGCGTTTCGTCCGAACAAGCCTTCGGATTTTCACACGACCGGGTGCAACAGGCTGCTTACAGTTTATTGGAAGATTGGAAACGGAAGGATTTCCATAAGAAGGTGGGGATCGCCCTTTTAACGCTGCACGGTCCGAACCCGAAAAACCGCACGCTCTTTCAGATCACCAATCACTTGAACCAAGCCGTGGATACGATCGAAGAAAACGATCTTAAAAAGAATCTTACGATTCTGAACTATAAGGCCGGCCTTCAGGCGAAGAGTTCCGGTTCCTACGAAAGTTCCCTGCAATACCTCAACTCCGCATTGAATTCCTTGGACGGAGAGGCACTGATCAAGGATTTGGAACTGTATTCGAACGTGATTTTGGAAACCGCGGAAACCGAATATCTTTTGAACAATTACGAACGAACGATGCAGCTCCTGGAATCCTTGGAAACGTTGAACCTCCCCGATCTTCAATACATCCGCGCGGACGCAATCCAAGTCAGGCTTTATTCCAAAATGAACAAGGTGGAGAATGCGGTTCTCGCAGGTTTGCGCGCGATGAAACGGTTTAAGATCAATATCCCTTCTTCTCCGTTGAAGGTGACGTTGACTTTGTTCAAGGAACTTTTTCTCTCTTTGATCTTATCCAAAGGTAAATCCGATTCGGAATTGGTTCACGCAAAGGAGAACTCGGAACCGGAATATCAGGCGTTGATGGATCTATTTGCGGATCTCGGTCCTTCGGCGTTTACGTACAATCAGAATCTATTCGCCCTCATCGTATTAAAGATGTTTAATACGTCTTTGACCAAGGGAGTTTCGAGAAGCAGCCCGATCGCGTACAGCGGTTACGGAATGATCGTCAACCAGGCGCTGAAGGATTTAAACCAAGCGATCCGTTATTCCAGACTTTCCATGGATCTAAACGAAAAGATTCCCTTCGATCTCGTAAAGTGGAAGGTTCAATACGTGTATTCCGCTTATCTCTGTCACTGGAAGCGGCATATCACTCTCGAGATAGGATTGTTAGACGACGTTCACAACGGAGCCCTGCAGAACGGGGATATCTTTTACGCGGGCTTCAGCATTCAGGCAAAGATGCAGAAAAAGATCTTCGCTTCTTCCCCGATCGAAGAACTTCTCGCCGACGTGGAAAGCGCTGGAAGATATTTCACCGCGACTCGGGACGACTTTGCGTTTACGATCGCAAAAAGTTCACACCAGTTGATCAAGGCTCTCGCGGGCAGAACGTCTTCTCCCGATTCGTTAAACGACTCCGAGTTTCAAAGCGAAGAGTTCGAAAAAAGAATCGTGGAAGATAAAAATTACACGGCGCTTTCGTATTACTATCACGATCTCACAAAACTCTATTACTTTACCGGAAGATTCGACAAGGCGCTCGCAGCCGGATTGGAAGGCGAAAAACTCATTCAAAACGCGTTCGGATTGATTCCTTACGCGGAGTTTTGGTTCTTTTACGGATTAACGATTCTCGCCAATTTTCACGAATTCTCCTTTGGAGATCGGATCAAATATTCAAAAAAACTAAAATTAGCGAAGACTCATTTCGAAAAATGGAGCAAGGATTGTCCCGAAAACTTCATGGGACTCCTCGAACTATTACGCGCCGAAGAGGAAAGAATCAAAGGCAAAGTCGCGGAAACGATCGCGGGTTATGAAAAGGCGATCAAACTCTTTCAGGAATCCGGCTTCGTTTCCTTTCAGGCCCTTTCCTGCGAAATCGCGGCAAAGTTTCATTATAAAATCGGGAACTTCTCCCTCGGGAACCATTATATCCAACAAGCGATCGACTTCTACTCGAGATGGGGAGCGTCGGTAAAAACCGAAGAACTGGAAAATCGTTTTGCAAACCGTTTGAATCTTTCCCTTTCTCCCGAAGCGATGGGAAGAAAAGCCCAAAACAACGCTCCCGATTTGGATCAGGAAATCATATTAAAAACGTATAATCTTCTTTCCGGAGAAATCTTACTCGATAACTTGCTCAAAAAACTGATTCAGATCGCGATGGAAACCGCCGGCGCGACTCGCGCGATTTATTTTCATTTACATAATAAGAATCTAATGGTCTTTCTCGCGGGTCAAAGCGGGGAAACGGGAATCGTAGTCGAAAATCTTCCCGAGCTGGACGAAACCCAATATCCGGTTTCTTATCTGAATTACGTATTTAGAACCGGAAAAATGATCTCTACGAGCGGGTTCGATTCTTCGTCGATCAAGGATTTTACGGATCAATACATCAAAGAGAAACGTCCACAATCCGTGATCTGTATTCCTCTGGTTCACGCGGGAAGCCTCAAAGGGGTTCTCTATCTCGAAAACCAGTTGGTCAAGGGAGTGTTCACGCCAAACAGGATTCAAACCCTCGAACTCATAGCGGGACAAGCGGCGATTTCGATCGAAAACGCGAATCTCTACGCCGAACTCGAAGAGAAAGTCATCGAAAGAACTTCCGAACTCAATAATACGATCAGCCTGATTCAAAAAGATCTTCTCTACGCGCAAAAAATTCAGGATCGAATTCTCCCGAAACCCGAAGCCACGTTAGGCGGAATCTATATCCTCACGAAATACATTCCGATGAACGAGGTCGGAGGGGACATCTACGACTATGCGGAAATTTCTCCCGGCAAGGTGAGAATCTTTTTGGCGGACGCGACCGGGCACGGAGTTCAAGCCGCGTTAGTCACCATGTTGATCAAATCGGAATACGAAAGTCTAAAGTATCTCGATCTTCCTCCCGGAGAAGTCGTTTCCGAACTCAACAAGGAGATCATCGCGAAATACAGCGCGATCAAATCCTTTTTCAGCTGCCTCATCGCGGACGTCGACACGGGGGAAGGAACCCTTTCCTATTCGGCGGCCGGACATCCGGATCAATTTTTTCTTTCCGGTTCCACGATCACCCGTTTATCGAAAAGCGGACCGATCATCGGGATTTCGGACAAGGTCAAATATCATTCTCAGTTTTTAGAAATTTCCCAAGGGGATAAGTTGTTTTTCTTTTCGGACGGAATCGTGGAGGAGTTCAACTCTTTCGAGGAGGAATTCGGCGAGGATCGCCTGCTCGAATCGATCCTTAAGGAATCCACCAAACCCGTTCCGGAAATGGTAAAGTCCGTATTTTCGGACGTTCAATCCTTTCTTTCGGGACAACAAGCCCAAGACGATATCACCTTTTTGTCCGTCGAAGTTCTCTAA
- a CDS encoding potassium-transporting ATPase subunit F — MNLETTLALSLGGLCLVYLAYSIFRPEKF; from the coding sequence ATGAATTTAGAAACAACCTTGGCGTTGAGCCTCGGCGGACTCTGCCTTGTGTATTTGGCGTATTCGATTTTCAGACCGGAGAAGTTTTAG
- a CDS encoding NAD(P)-binding protein, with protein MADKKEKIVILGGGLSSLVTAYEITSKPGWDRKYDITVYQLGWRLGGKCASGRNQSVYNRIEEHGLHIWFGFYDHAFQLIQKCYSELGRTLTQPLATWEEAFKPANYFVLEENVNGSYQPWPIQFPMNDQIPGESVELPDPKTYPSLILDYVNQYYKDNQQYIFADNEHSEDQSIWKQILEWIEDTIEDVGLDLIGKTILVLKNLLDKLSNDFPHDRFLRVLDLFMKTLWQRIEKKIESNTEARRFWILMDFSLTNIKGMIVDKVFEKGFESIDDYDYREWLRHHGASELTINSAIVQAIYGLVFGGVDQYTFAAGTALKGALRMVFTYKGAVAYRMQAGMGDTILTPMYEILKKRGVHIKFFHRVRDLIPGTSNGKACIQSVRVGKQVNLKNDEYSPLIDVKGLGCWPSEPLYDQIVEGEILKKENVDLENYWSDWKDREEIVLEYGKDFDRLVFGISIGAIPFVCPQILKENAQWKQMTEAITTCLTDAFQLWMFPDTAGLGWKYWKNEPPILGSYVEPFDTWCDMSHLINRESWPDSLFPNQIAYFCGPSPAGIAPKNPLENPDIPAEMEKLKARIVKFLDQDARGLWPASTPTGKASGFNWNLLIDQDKTLGAKRIDSQYVRLNIQPTERYVLSVKGSTKYRLPAGDNGYSNLVITGDWIQNSVLNAGCVESTVVSGIEAASCFL; from the coding sequence ATGGCGGATAAGAAGGAAAAGATTGTCATTTTAGGAGGAGGACTCAGTTCGCTCGTCACGGCTTACGAAATCACTTCCAAACCGGGTTGGGATCGGAAATACGATATTACGGTTTATCAGCTGGGCTGGAGACTCGGCGGAAAATGCGCGAGCGGCAGAAATCAATCCGTATACAATCGTATCGAAGAACACGGACTTCATATTTGGTTCGGATTTTACGATCACGCGTTTCAACTCATCCAAAAATGTTACAGCGAATTAGGAAGAACTCTCACCCAGCCTTTGGCGACTTGGGAAGAAGCCTTCAAACCCGCGAACTATTTCGTATTGGAGGAAAACGTAAACGGTTCGTATCAACCTTGGCCGATTCAATTTCCGATGAACGATCAGATTCCAGGAGAATCGGTCGAACTTCCCGATCCGAAAACGTATCCCTCCTTAATTCTCGATTATGTGAATCAATACTACAAAGACAATCAGCAATACATATTCGCCGATAACGAACATTCGGAGGATCAAAGCATCTGGAAACAAATACTCGAATGGATCGAAGATACGATCGAAGACGTAGGCCTCGATCTGATCGGGAAAACCATTCTCGTTCTAAAAAATCTTTTGGATAAACTCAGCAACGACTTCCCTCACGATCGTTTTCTCAGGGTTCTGGATCTTTTTATGAAAACGCTTTGGCAAAGAATCGAGAAAAAAATCGAATCCAACACGGAAGCGAGACGTTTCTGGATTCTGATGGACTTCAGTCTTACCAACATCAAAGGGATGATCGTCGATAAGGTTTTCGAAAAAGGGTTTGAAAGCATCGACGATTACGACTACAGGGAATGGCTGAGACATCACGGAGCGAGCGAACTCACGATCAACTCCGCGATCGTGCAAGCGATCTACGGACTCGTATTCGGAGGAGTCGATCAATATACGTTCGCCGCGGGAACGGCTCTCAAGGGCGCGCTTCGCATGGTATTCACTTACAAGGGCGCGGTCGCGTATAGAATGCAGGCGGGAATGGGAGACACCATTCTTACTCCTATGTATGAAATCCTGAAAAAAAGAGGGGTCCACATCAAATTCTTTCATCGTGTGAGGGATCTGATTCCGGGAACCTCAAACGGAAAGGCATGCATTCAATCGGTGCGCGTCGGAAAGCAGGTGAATTTAAAGAATGACGAATATTCTCCCTTGATCGACGTCAAAGGATTGGGTTGTTGGCCGAGCGAACCCCTCTACGATCAGATCGTGGAAGGAGAAATATTAAAAAAAGAGAATGTAGATCTGGAAAACTATTGGTCCGATTGGAAGGATAGAGAGGAGATCGTTCTAGAATACGGAAAGGATTTCGATCGTCTCGTGTTCGGAATTTCCATCGGAGCGATTCCTTTCGTATGTCCGCAGATTCTTAAAGAGAACGCGCAGTGGAAACAGATGACCGAAGCGATCACAACTTGTCTGACGGACGCGTTTCAACTCTGGATGTTCCCCGATACGGCCGGACTCGGTTGGAAGTATTGGAAAAACGAACCTCCGATTCTCGGATCGTACGTCGAACCGTTCGATACTTGGTGCGACATGAGTCATCTCATCAATCGAGAATCCTGGCCCGACTCCCTATTTCCGAATCAGATCGCGTATTTCTGCGGCCCTTCTCCCGCAGGGATCGCGCCTAAGAATCCTTTAGAGAACCCGGACATCCCGGCCGAGATGGAAAAGTTGAAAGCGAGAATCGTAAAGTTTCTCGATCAGGACGCGCGCGGCCTTTGGCCGGCTTCCACTCCGACGGGAAAGGCGAGCGGCTTTAACTGGAATTTGCTGATTGATCAGGACAAGACCCTCGGTGCAAAGAGGATCGACTCGCAATATGTCCGATTAAATATTCAACCCACGGAAAGATATGTCTTATCGGTGAAAGGCTCCACGAAATACAGACTTCCCGCGGGGGACAACGGATATTCCAATCTCGTAATCACCGGAGACTGGATTCAAAATTCGGTGTTAAACGCAGGCTGCGTGGAAAGCACCGTCGTGAGCGGGATCGAAGCCGCAAGTTGTTTCCTTTAA
- the kdpA gene encoding potassium-transporting ATPase subunit KdpA: MVTEWIQLFLFLFSIAALSPLLGFYLYKILASIETLRFETFLYRICGIDPQSKMDWKEYSISLLLFHLFGFLFLFLILSFQDLLPLNPQNLSGLDPFLAFNTAVSFVTNTNWQSYNGESTISYFSQMVGLTTQNFVSAAAGFCVLLAIARGLSSNADARIGNFWTDLIRSTLYVLLPLALILSLILIGNGVVQTFSPSLSATTLEGQTQILPFGPAASQIAIKQLGTNGGGFFGVNSAHPFENPSPLSNLFQMISILLLPGACVFLYGRITGNLRHAWVIFSVMFTIFCIGVLAVWFSESSINPLSGDFGFWEGKEVRFGILNSSIWETATTVASNGSVNSMHDSFSPIGGLVGMLNIQLGEVIFGGIGAGMYGMVLFILLTVFLSGIMVGRSPEYLGKKIEKREIQMSILGILLPSTAILLFTAITLNVPEALSSISNGGPHGLSEILYAFSSGAGNNGSAFAGLNANTKYYNILIGLSMLIGRFGVILPVLAIAGGVAVKKRSEAVSEGSFSTEGITFYVLLLSVIVIVGALTFFPVLTIGPILEHFLMLQGKSF, from the coding sequence ATGGTTACGGAATGGATTCAGCTTTTTCTCTTTCTTTTTTCCATCGCGGCTCTTTCCCCTCTTCTCGGGTTTTATTTATATAAGATACTCGCTTCCATCGAAACGTTGCGATTCGAAACGTTCCTCTATCGGATCTGCGGAATCGATCCGCAGAGCAAAATGGACTGGAAAGAATATTCAATTTCTCTGTTGCTCTTTCATCTTTTCGGCTTTCTGTTCCTGTTTCTGATCCTTTCGTTTCAGGACCTTCTTCCCCTCAATCCGCAAAACCTTTCTGGGCTCGATCCTTTTTTAGCGTTCAACACGGCGGTGAGTTTCGTCACGAACACGAACTGGCAATCGTATAACGGGGAATCAACGATAAGTTACTTTTCGCAAATGGTCGGATTGACGACGCAGAACTTTGTCAGCGCGGCGGCCGGGTTCTGCGTCCTTCTCGCGATTGCACGCGGCCTTTCTTCGAACGCGGATGCAAGGATCGGGAATTTTTGGACCGATTTAATCCGAAGCACGTTATACGTTCTTCTCCCTCTTGCGTTGATTCTATCCTTGATCCTCATCGGCAACGGAGTCGTTCAAACGTTTTCGCCGTCCCTTTCCGCAACGACCTTGGAGGGACAAACGCAGATTCTTCCTTTCGGTCCCGCGGCTTCGCAGATCGCAATCAAACAACTCGGAACCAACGGAGGAGGATTTTTCGGAGTCAACAGCGCGCATCCGTTCGAAAATCCGAGTCCCTTATCCAACTTATTTCAGATGATCTCGATTCTCCTTTTACCCGGAGCCTGCGTTTTTTTATACGGGAGAATCACGGGGAATCTCAGACACGCTTGGGTGATTTTCAGCGTGATGTTCACGATCTTCTGCATCGGGGTTTTAGCGGTTTGGTTTTCGGAATCGTCAATTAACCCCTTATCCGGTGACTTCGGTTTTTGGGAAGGAAAGGAAGTCCGCTTCGGAATTTTGAACAGCTCGATCTGGGAAACTGCCACCACTGTGGCGTCTAACGGATCGGTCAACTCGATGCACGACAGCTTTTCTCCCATCGGCGGTTTAGTAGGAATGTTGAATATACAATTGGGTGAAGTGATCTTCGGAGGAATCGGAGCGGGAATGTACGGAATGGTTTTGTTCATTCTTCTTACCGTGTTTCTGAGCGGGATCATGGTCGGCCGAAGCCCCGAGTATCTCGGTAAAAAAATCGAAAAGCGCGAAATCCAGATGTCCATCCTGGGAATTCTTCTGCCTTCGACGGCGATTCTTCTTTTTACCGCGATCACCTTGAACGTGCCGGAAGCGTTGTCTTCGATTTCCAACGGCGGCCCGCACGGACTTTCGGAAATTCTGTATGCCTTTTCCTCGGGCGCGGGAAACAACGGAAGCGCGTTCGCGGGATTGAATGCAAATACAAAATATTATAATATTCTGATAGGACTCTCCATGTTGATAGGTAGATTCGGAGTGATCCTCCCCGTTCTTGCGATCGCGGGCGGAGTAGCCGTCAAAAAAAGATCCGAGGCCGTTTCGGAAGGTTCGTTTTCGACGGAAGGAATCACGTTTTACGTTCTTTTACTTTCCGTCATCGTGATCGTGGGCGCGTTGACGTTCTTTCCCGTATTGACGATCGGCCCGATCCTGGAACATTTTCTCATGCTCCAAGGAAAATCGTTTTAA